The region TAAAGTACTACCACTACTGTGTCTAGATTTAGAAGCAATATAACCCTCTTTAAATAGATTTTTCTTTTGCACATTAGGATAATAGTCTTGTTTTTTTAGGGTATCGTTAACTTGTTTAGCCCAACGCACAAAATGGTCAACTGCTCGTTGTGGTCTGTAAGCATCATAAATTTTTAATCCTAACCCTTGTTTTTTTAGTGTATCTTGTACCTTTTGTAAAGCTTTAGCAGCTTGAGTTGTCATAATAACCACTTCTTTATTGTAACCATCTATCTGCTGTCCCACAAAATTATTGTCGTTACAATATCTTAATTCCACAGCTAAGTCATCAATAATATCCTGAGCATAAACAAAACCTTCACGTAATTGTGCAGTGCAAATGATTGTAAAAAATGTTAGTAAAAGTGCTAGACTAAACTTCATGATTAATTATTTATAGGCTAAATTTAAAAAATAAAAATCAACTAAAGATTGTCATGCTATTTAATGAAGAAATAAAGCTGAATTTACCAGATGCAGAAATAAGCTACTTTCCAAACTTTTTTAATCAAGAAGAAGCAAATCAGTTTTATAAAGTGTTATTAAATGACATCCCTTGGCAACAAGATGATATAACAATTTTTGGAAAAACCTACGCACAGCCTAGACTAACTGCTTTGTTAGCAGATAATAACAAACCCTACAGCTATTCTAATATAACCATGCATCCACACGTATTTGATTCCGCTTTAAACGAAATAAAAAAACGAGTAGAGCAACACGTTGGAATAACTTTTACCACATGTCTTGCAAATTTATACAGAGATGGACAAGATAGTAACGGTTGGCATGCAGATAACGAAAAAGAATTAGGTAAAAATCCAACAATAGCTTCGGTAAGCTTTGGTGAGGCTAGGTATTTTAATTTAAAACACAGACATAACAAAAATCTAAAACAAAAACTATTGCTAGAGCATGGTAGTCTATTATTAATGAAAGGCGAAACACAACACCACTGGTTACATCAAATTGCAAAAACTAAAAAAGTAGTGAAACCAAGAATTAATTTAACGTTTAGAATCATTAAATAAGGATAAAACATTAGGTATTAACTGTAAATAAGTGGATGAGATTCCGTTTAAAGTCAGAGATTTTAAAACCAACAAACTTTTATACGGACTGCATGCTTTAAAAATTTTAAAGATGGGATCCCAACTGTTGTTGGGATTTATGTGACCAACAAGCTATAATTCGCGCTTTGCGCTTTTAAAGCTTGGGTCTTACAAACATAAAAGCCAAGGTCCCTCAACCTTGGCTTTTTGCTATTTGGCATCTTTTGTATTAGGTTAGATTTAGGGTCTCTATATCAACTTAATGGATGCAAATATTAATTAATTAATCCATTGAACTAAAAAGTATGTAATTCTTAGTACGTGTCAAACATAAAACTTATTCTTATAGTTTGCGATAAAAAACATTATAAATCGATGAAATGCATAAAATTTTAACATTTATCGATTAAAATATACTAACTATCGTTTAAAAACACTTTTTTAGCACACTATTTTTTTAATTTGCTTAAAAAATTAAATGTAAATTTGAACGTTATAAATAAAGTTTTGGCACTTAATTTGAATACTTAGTATAAATTTTTTTATATGAAAACCTATCTTTTAGTTCTACTCACTTTGTGTTCTGTTTCTGCAATTGCTCAAGAACAGGACTATTCATCTCAAGACTTAGTCATTAATAAACATATAGAAGGTACTTTATTGCTTCCCAATAATAAAGATAAACCCAATCTAGCTATTATAATTGCTGGATCTGGACCGACAGATAGAAACGGAAATCAGAATTTTTTAAAAAGTAATACCCTAAAAAAACTAGCTATTGGTTTAACCAATAATAATATTGCAACTTTTAGATACGATAAGCGCATTGTAAAACAAATACGAGAAAACAACGTAGACAAAGACATTATGTTTGACGACTTTGTTACTGATGCTACATCTGTCATAGACTATTTTAAACTGCAAGGCAAGTATAATAAAATATTTATCGTTGGGCATAGTCAAGGTAGCCTGGTTGGCATGCTTGCAGCAAAAGATAGAGCTGATGGTTTTATATCCTTAGCTGGAGCTGGCCAAACTATAGATAATGTTATTTTAGAACAAGTCGAAAAAACTGCTCCTCAATTTACTGAAGATACCAAACGTGTGTTTAAAATTTTAAAAGAAGGAAAAACAACTACAGATTACCCTATAGCTTTATCATCAATTTTTAACTTAGACGTTCAAAAATTTATAATGAATTGGATGACCTATAATCCAGTAGAAATAATGAAAACTTTAGATATGCCTTCATTAATCATTAACGGAACCAAGGACTTACAAGTTAGCGAAGCTGAAGCTACGCTTTTAAAAGACGCATCACCTAAAGCAGAATTAAAAATTATTGAAAATATGAATCATGTGCTAGTGACTATTCTAGGTGATGATCTAGAAAACTCAAAATCTTATAACGAGTCACAAAGACCTTTAGCATCAGAGCTTATTGATAGCATAGTTTTGTTTATCAACAAATAATCAAACAACCCTATATAAAACAGAAAAAGCATCCTAAAAGGATGCTTTTTCATACTAACCAACCAAAAATATGATAATTACCACTCGTTTCTATTAGGTAACCACACCTAGAAAGAAAGTCATCATAAGTAATTACACTTTCTATATTACAATTGTCGTGCCAAATCACTGATAATTACACGTTTAAATGTTAAAAAAACACTAAAATTATTAATAGAAAAAGCACCCAAAAAAAGGGTGCTTTTTCATACTAACCAACCAAATGTAATCATTACTCGTTTTAGTTAAGGTAACCACACCTTGTATTAAAAGTCATCATAATTGATTACACACTATACAAATCAATTCTTGTGCCAAACTTTATTTTTAAACCTTTTGTTAACCATTTTATTTGATTATTTTGCGATAAATAAACTAACATTATGAGTGAACCACTATTTACTAACGACACCGTTATTTTTGGCGTATTGATGCTAGCTTTAGGTTTGATTTTTTATACCGAATCATTAAAAGGTGGCTTTTGGGAAAAATTTTATAAGATTGTTCCAGGTCTATTTATGGCGTATATGCTACCAGCAGTATTAACAACCATTGGATTAATTGCTCCAGAATGGGAAACTACTACTGATACTGGAGAAGTTATTAAACATAAAACCAATTTGTATTATGTGGCTAGTCGTTACTTACTACCTGCTGCTTTAGTATTAATGACCTTAAGTATTGACCTAAAAGCTGTTTTTAATTTAGGATGGCGTGCTTTAGTTATGTTTTTTACAGGAACAATTGGGATTGTCATTGGTGGTCCAATTGCCATATTATTAATTTCTATTTTCTCTCCAGAAACTGTTGGTGGAGCTGGTCCAGATGCTGTTTGGAGAGGCTTGTCCACACTAGCAGGAAGTTGGATTGGTGGTGGAGCCAATCAAACTGCTATGCTAGAAATTTTTGAATATA is a window of Olleya sp. YS DNA encoding:
- a CDS encoding alpha-ketoglutarate-dependent dioxygenase AlkB, with product MLFNEEIKLNLPDAEISYFPNFFNQEEANQFYKVLLNDIPWQQDDITIFGKTYAQPRLTALLADNNKPYSYSNITMHPHVFDSALNEIKKRVEQHVGITFTTCLANLYRDGQDSNGWHADNEKELGKNPTIASVSFGEARYFNLKHRHNKNLKQKLLLEHGSLLLMKGETQHHWLHQIAKTKKVVKPRINLTFRIIK
- a CDS encoding M15 family metallopeptidase codes for the protein MKFSLALLLTFFTIICTAQLREGFVYAQDIIDDLAVELRYCNDNNFVGQQIDGYNKEVVIMTTQAAKALQKVQDTLKKQGLGLKIYDAYRPQRAVDHFVRWAKQVNDTLKKQDYYPNVQKKNLFKEGYIASKSRHSSGSTLDLTIINLETGEELDMGTPYDFFGTESWVDNKNLSKQQQANRQLLQKVMLTNGFRNYPQEWWHFTLRGEPFRNQYFDFPVE
- a CDS encoding alpha/beta hydrolase produces the protein MKTYLLVLLTLCSVSAIAQEQDYSSQDLVINKHIEGTLLLPNNKDKPNLAIIIAGSGPTDRNGNQNFLKSNTLKKLAIGLTNNNIATFRYDKRIVKQIRENNVDKDIMFDDFVTDATSVIDYFKLQGKYNKIFIVGHSQGSLVGMLAAKDRADGFISLAGAGQTIDNVILEQVEKTAPQFTEDTKRVFKILKEGKTTTDYPIALSSIFNLDVQKFIMNWMTYNPVEIMKTLDMPSLIINGTKDLQVSEAEATLLKDASPKAELKIIENMNHVLVTILGDDLENSKSYNESQRPLASELIDSIVLFINK